The Dioscorea cayenensis subsp. rotundata cultivar TDr96_F1 chromosome 7, TDr96_F1_v2_PseudoChromosome.rev07_lg8_w22 25.fasta, whole genome shotgun sequence genome includes a region encoding these proteins:
- the LOC120265546 gene encoding probable prefoldin subunit 2, with translation MADIAGKDNREAMSEQAIANMYSVLRSELNQLYSKITEIEMEVSEHSLVLGAIQPLDPSRRCYRMIGGVLVERTIKEVMPAVQRNKEGLEEVITRLNEALEKKKKEIAEFELKHKIKIRKSDNEAKNDNSRKEGTAQGVLVGPASEQGV, from the coding sequence ATGGCCGATATAGCTGGCAAAGACAATAGGGAAGCAATGAGTGAGCAGGCAATTGCAAACATGTACAGTGTCCTGCGATCTGAACTGAACCAGCTTTACTCAAAGATCACAGAGATAGAAATGGAAGTCAGTGAACACTCACTCGTGCTTGGAGCAATACAACCACTTGATCCTTCCCGACGCTGCTATAGAATGATCGGTGGTGTTCTGGTTGAAAGAACAATCAAGGAAGTCATGCCAGCAGTCCAGCGCAACAAAGAGGGTCTGGAGGAGGTGATCACTCGTCTTAATGAGgcattagaaaagaaaaagaaggagattGCAGAGTTTGAACTGAAGCACAAGATCAAGATTAGGAAATCCGACAATGAAGCTAAGAATGACAACAGCCGGAAGGAAGGTACTGCTCAAGGAGTTCTTGTTGGTCCTGCAAGTGAGCAGGGTGTGTGA
- the LOC120265544 gene encoding LOW QUALITY PROTEIN: 6-phosphofructo-2-kinase/fructose-2,6-bisphosphatase (The sequence of the model RefSeq protein was modified relative to this genomic sequence to represent the inferred CDS: inserted 1 base in 1 codon) — translation MGTISSKNQDSSSNGLRDAAGDGVFYVSLKMENPKIAGDLIPHVFGSLPIIGSWDSSKALSMQRESASMWELSFIVPPNHETLDFKFLLKPKSSGEPCVVEEGPNRLLTGGSLEGDARNALFRTGGGDDEALEYKVFIKADIVSPFDLAASWRAYQENLKPSTVRGIPDVSINSAPETEFEVGSLELDLEHYVVPAPASACSGAVYAANLAETPRYLRSGIFSKGDASSSSHGSSKGNVLSAEHVASRKDIEVIVPDHSKIFSSSGMVESKSVSTFSQLQKQDGQRGLFVDRGVGSPRLVKSASASAFPNDLKLDTEEKKAMPAAAGAVQAAAIADRMHGPKEDRKLAIVLVGLPARGKTFTAAKLTRYLRWLGHETKHFNVGKYRRLKHGTNQSADFFRADNPEGLEARNEVAALAMDDMLSWMQEGGQVGIFDATNSSKTXRNMLMKMAEGNCKIIFLETICNDVSIIERNIRLKIQQSPDYAEQPDFEAGLEDFKTRLANYEKAYESVEEGSYIKMIDMASGQGGQIQVNNISGYLPGRIVFFLVNTHLTPRPILLTRHGESRDNVRGRIGGDTALSEAGEVYAKKLANFVEKRLKFEKTASIWTSTLQRTILTASPIVGFPKIQWRALEEINAGVCDGMSYEEIRKNMPEEYESRKKDKLRYRYPRGESYLDVIQRLEPVIIELERQHAPVVVISHQAVLRALYAYFADRPLIEIPHIEVPLHTIIEIQMGVTGVQEKRYKLMD, via the exons ATGGGGACGATCTCGTCCAAGAACCAGGATAGCTCCTCTAATGGCCTTAGGGACGCTGCTGGGGATGGAGTTTTCTACGTCTCGCTTAAGATGGAGAACCCCAAGATCGCCGGTGATCTCATCCCTCATGTTTTCGGCTCTCTTCCGATCATCGGTTCTTGGGATTCATCTAAAGCG CTGTCGATGCAAAGGGAGTCCGCCTCGATGTGGGAGCTCAGCTTCATTGTGCCTCCGAATCATG AAACCCTGGATTTCAAATTCTTGCTGAAGCCGAAGAGTAGTGGAGAGCCGTGCGTGGTGGAGGAGGGGCCGAATCGGTTGTTGACGGGAGGGTCTCTTGAGGGGGATGCTAGGAATGCGTTGTTTCGAACTGGTGGTGGGGATGATGAGGCTCTGGAGTATAAGGTTTTCATTAAGGCGGATATTGTTTCTCCCTTTGATCTTGCGGCGAGTTGGAGGGCTTATCAGGAGAACCTCAAGCCATCAACTGTGCGTGGGATCCCTGATGTCAGTATTAACTCTGCCCCAGAAACAGAATTTGAG GTTGGTTCCTTGGAACTTGACTTAGAACACTATGTTGTTCCAGCACCAGCTTCTGCCTGCTCTGGTGCTGTTTATGCTGCTAATTTGGCCGAGACTCCAAGATATCTGCGTTCTGGAATTTTCTCTAAAGGTGATGCTTCAAGCAGTTCTCATGGTTCAAGTAAAGGCAATGTTCTTTCTGCTGAACATGTTGCCTCTAGAAAG GATATTGAGGTCATTGTCCCAGATCattctaaaattttttcttcttctggaATGGTTGAATCCAAATCAGTCAGCACATTTTCACAATTACAGAAGCAAGATGGCCAAAGGGGCCTCTTTGTAGATAGAGGTGTGGGCTCTCCTAGGCTTGTTAAATCAGCTAGTGCAAGTGCATTCCCAAATGACCTAAAACTGGACACTGAAGAAAAG AAGGCTATGCCAGCAGCAGCTGGGGCTGTTCAAGCAGCTGCTATTGCTGATCGGATGCATGGACCAAAGGAAGACCGTAAATTGGCAATTGTGCTG GTTGGGTTGCCAGCTAGAGGCAAGACTTTCACTGCTGCCAAACTCACTAGATATCTCCGCTGGTTAGGTCATGAAACAAAACATTTCAATGTTGGCAAG TATCGTCGACTCAAGCATGGAACAAATCAG TCAGCTGATTTTTTCCGGGCGGACAATCCAGAAGGTTTGGAGGCTCGCAATGAG GTTGCGGCTCTAGCGATGGATGATATGTTAAGTTGGATGCAAGAAGGGGGGCAG GTTGGTATATTTGACGCAACTAACAGTTCAAAGA CGCGAAATATGCTCATGAAAATGGCTGAGGGAAATTGCAAG attatatttttggaaacaaTTTGTAATGATGTAAGCATTATTGAAAGAAATATACGTCTGAAAATTCAACAAAGTCCTGATTATGCTGAACA GCCTGATTTTGAAGCTGGGCTGGAGGACTTCAAAACACGCTTAGCCAATTATGAAAAG GCCTATGAATCGGTAGAAGAAGGTTCATACATCAAAATGATTGATATGGCCAGTGGACAAGGTGGGCAGATACAA GTGAATAATATTAGTGGATATCTTCCAGGCAGGATTGTCTTTTTCTTG GTAAACACACATCTTACTCCACGTCCCATTTTGCTTACTCGTCATGGTGAGAGTCGAGATAATGTTAGAGGAAGAATTGGAGGTGACACAGCTCTGAG TGAGGCTGGGGAAGTATATGCGAAGAAATTGGCCAACTTTGTGGAGAAGCGGCTGAAATTTGAGAAGACAGCTTCT ATATGGACTAGCACTCTACAGAGAACAATATTGACTGCAAGCCCAATTGTTGGATTTCCAAAG ATACAATGGCGTGCTCTGGAGGAGATAAATGCTGGAGTATGTGATGGGATGAGTTATGAGGAGATAAGGAAAAACATGCCTGAGGAATATGA atccagaAAGAAGGACAAACTGCGGTATCGATATCCTCGTGGAGAATCATATCTTGATGTCATTCAGAG GTTAGAACCTGTAATTATTGAACTTGAAAGACAGCATGCACCAGTTGTTGTTATCTCCCACCAG GCTGTCTTGAGAGCACTGTATGCATATTTTGCTGACAGGCCTTTGATAGAAATACCACATATTGAG GTACCTCTTCACACTATAATTGAGATTCAAATGGGGGTTACTGGTGTCCAAGAGAAACGGTACAAACTCATGGATTAA